From the Phyllostomus discolor isolate MPI-MPIP mPhyDis1 chromosome 7, mPhyDis1.pri.v3, whole genome shotgun sequence genome, one window contains:
- the BHLHE40 gene encoding LOW QUALITY PROTEIN: class E basic helix-loop-helix protein 40 (The sequence of the model RefSeq protein was modified relative to this genomic sequence to represent the inferred CDS: inserted 1 base in 1 codon), producing the protein MERIPSAQPPPACLPKAPGREPGDLPGMDFAHMYQVYKSRRGIKRSEDSKETYKLPHRLIEKKRRDRINECIAQLKDLLPEHLKLTTLGHLEKAVVLELTLKHVKALTNLIDQQQQKILALQSGLQAGELSGRSVEAGQEMFCSGFQTCAREVLQYLAKHENARDLKSSQLVAHLHRVVSELLQGAPPRKASEPTPKAADFKEKPGALARGSEGPGKNCVPVIQRTFAHSGGEQSGSDTDTDSGYXGESEKGDPRGEQPYLKSDHGHRFAAGERVGAIKQESEEPPAKKSRMQLSDEEGRFAGGDPVGSPFLGPHPHQPPFCLPFYLIPPTATAYLPMLEKCWYPTSVPLLYQGLNASASALSGFMNPDKISAGPLLLPQRLPSPSPPHPAVDSSALLHALKQVPPLHLETKD; encoded by the exons ATGGAGCGGATCCCCAGCGCGCAGCCGCCCCCCGCCTGCCTGCCCAAGGCGCCAGGACGGGAACCCGGAGACCTACCAGG gaTGGATTTTGCCCACATGTACCAAGTGTACAAGTCGAGGCGAGGAATCAAGCGGAGCGAAGACAGCAAG GAGACCTACAAACTGCCGCACCGGCTCATCGAGAAAAAGAGACGTGACCGGATTAACGAGTGCATCGCCCAGCTGAAGGATCTCCTGCCCGAACATCTCAAACTTACA ACTTTGGGTCACTTGGAGAAAGCCGTGGTCCTTGAGCTCACCTTGAAGCACGTGAAGGCCCTGACGAACCTCATCGATCAGCAGCAGCAGAAAATCCTGGCCCTGCAGAGCGGTTTGCAAGCCG GAGAGCTGTCGGGGAGAAGCGTCGAGGCAGGCCAGGAGATGTTCTGCTCGGGCTTCCAGACGTGCGCCCGGGAGGTGCTGCAGTACCTGGCCAAGCACGAGAACGCTCGGGACCTGAAGTCCTCGCAGCTGGTCGCCCACCTGCACCGGGTGGTCTCGGAGCTGCTGCAGGGGGCGCCCCCCAGGAAGGCGTCGGAGCCCACCCCCAAGGCCGCGGACTTCAAGGAGAAGCCCGGCGCCCTGGCCAGAGGCTCCGAGGGCCCCGGGAAGAACTGCGTGCCCGTCATCCAGCGGACTTTCGCACACTCGGGCGGGGAGCAGAGCGGCAGCGACACGGACACCGACAGCGGCT GGGGCGAGTCGGAGAAGGGCGACCCGCGGGGCGAGCAGCCCTACCTCAAAAGTGACCACGGGCACAGGTTCGCCGCGGGAGAGCGGGTCGGGGCCATCAAGCAGGAGTCGGAAGAGCCCCCCGCCAAGAAGAGCAGGATGCAGCTCTCCGACGAGGAGGGCCGCTTCGCCGGCGGGGACCCCGTGGGCTCCCCGTTCCTGGGCCCgcacccccaccagcccccctTCTGCCTGCCCTTCTACCTGATCCCGCCCACGGCCACGGCCTACCTGCCCATGCTGGAGAAGTGCTGGTACCCCACCTCCGTGCCACTGCTGTACCAGGGCCTCAACGCCTCCGCCTCGGCCCTCTCCGGCTTCATGAACCCCGACAAGATCTCGGCGGGGCCCCTGCTGCTGCCGCAGAGACTCCCCTCCCCCTCGCCGCCCCACCCGGCCGTGGACTCCTCCGCCCTGCTCCACGCCCTGAAGCAGGTCCCCCCTTTACACTTAGAAACCAAAGACTAA